One part of the Mycolicibacterium aromaticivorans JS19b1 = JCM 16368 genome encodes these proteins:
- a CDS encoding PfkB family carbohydrate kinase, producing the protein MSRHRAELAAGVTVLGNLAVDVINGGPKTPGGCASFSGVAMAAAGGPGGIVALAADEDHSLYEPLLERFGSLIRILPADCTSAFRLDYEDVDHRRMSVDAIGPVWSAAEVESADPDTTWVHLAPLLRTDFPAETLALLAQRGHRVAYDGQGLVRADQLGPLVVDRHYPPELLDHLSILKLAEDEAVIVADGPFDESTAARLAVPEILVTYGSEGCDIYTGDTKVRVPAAWRVDGVQTTGAGDMFTTCYVANRAAGADPRAAAAAASELVAGELEKRLGARRN; encoded by the coding sequence GTGTCACGACATCGCGCTGAGCTCGCCGCCGGCGTGACCGTGCTGGGCAATCTGGCCGTCGATGTGATCAACGGCGGCCCGAAAACGCCTGGCGGGTGCGCGTCGTTCTCCGGTGTCGCGATGGCGGCCGCGGGCGGCCCGGGCGGGATCGTGGCGCTGGCCGCCGACGAGGACCACTCGCTGTACGAGCCGCTGCTCGAGAGGTTCGGGTCGCTGATCCGGATCCTTCCTGCCGACTGCACGAGCGCGTTCCGGCTGGATTATGAGGACGTCGATCACCGCCGAATGTCGGTCGACGCCATCGGCCCGGTGTGGAGTGCGGCCGAGGTGGAGTCGGCGGACCCCGACACGACGTGGGTGCACCTCGCCCCGCTGCTGCGCACCGACTTTCCCGCCGAGACACTGGCTCTGCTGGCCCAGCGCGGCCACCGGGTCGCCTACGACGGCCAGGGTCTGGTCCGTGCCGACCAGCTCGGGCCACTGGTGGTGGACCGTCACTACCCGCCCGAGCTGTTGGATCACCTCAGCATCCTCAAGCTGGCCGAGGACGAGGCCGTCATCGTCGCCGACGGCCCCTTCGACGAGTCCACCGCCGCCCGCCTCGCGGTGCCCGAAATCCTGGTGACCTACGGATCCGAGGGCTGCGACATCTATACCGGTGACACAAAGGTTCGGGTGCCGGCCGCCTGGCGAGTCGACGGCGTGCAGACCACCGGCGCCGGTGACATGTTCACCACCTGTTACGTGGCAAATCGGGCAGCCGGGGCCGACCCGCGCGCCGCGGCCGCCGCCGCGAGTGAACTCGTCGCGGGTGAACTCGAGAAACGCCTCGGGGCGCGCCGTAACTGA
- a CDS encoding 2-oxoacid:ferredoxin oxidoreductase subunit beta, which translates to MTDLIGSDLLAPSVSKTAWVPTTDEPQKAKDFTSDQEVRWCPGCGDYVILNTIRNFLPDLGLRRENIAFISGIGCSSRFPYYLETYGFHSIHGRAPTIATGLALARPDLSVWVVTGDGDALSIGGNHLIHALRRNVNITILLFNNRIYGLTKGQYSPTSEVGKVTKSTPMGSLDHPFNPVSLALGAEATFVGRALDSDRKGLSEVLKAAAQHRGAALVEIMQDCPIFNDGSFDLLRKEGAEERIINVRQGEPVVFGANGEYCVVKSGFGLDVAKTADVAAGDIVVHDATTADSAYAFALSRLSDQNLEHTVMGVFRQVNRPTYDDAARDQVRMAREATPHDRHALQSLLRGRDTWTVD; encoded by the coding sequence ATGACTGACCTGATCGGCTCGGACCTGCTGGCACCGAGCGTGTCCAAGACGGCGTGGGTGCCGACCACCGACGAGCCGCAGAAGGCCAAGGATTTCACCAGTGACCAGGAGGTCCGCTGGTGCCCAGGTTGCGGTGACTACGTCATCCTGAACACGATCCGCAACTTCCTGCCGGACCTCGGTCTGCGCCGGGAGAACATCGCCTTCATCAGCGGCATCGGCTGCTCGAGCCGGTTCCCGTACTACCTGGAGACCTACGGCTTCCACTCGATCCACGGTCGTGCTCCGACCATCGCCACCGGCCTGGCGCTGGCCCGCCCGGACCTGTCCGTGTGGGTTGTCACCGGCGACGGCGACGCCCTCTCGATCGGTGGCAACCACCTGATCCATGCGCTCCGCCGTAATGTCAACATCACGATCCTGCTGTTCAACAACCGGATCTACGGTCTGACCAAGGGTCAGTACTCGCCGACATCCGAGGTTGGCAAGGTCACCAAGTCCACCCCGATGGGCTCGCTGGATCATCCGTTCAACCCTGTGTCGCTGGCTTTGGGCGCGGAGGCGACGTTCGTCGGCCGGGCGCTGGACTCCGACCGGAAGGGCCTGTCCGAGGTCCTGAAGGCGGCGGCCCAGCATCGTGGCGCAGCACTGGTCGAGATCATGCAGGACTGCCCGATCTTCAACGACGGCTCCTTCGACCTGCTCCGCAAGGAAGGCGCAGAGGAGCGCATCATCAACGTCCGCCAGGGCGAACCGGTGGTGTTCGGCGCCAACGGCGAGTACTGCGTGGTAAAGAGCGGCTTCGGCCTGGACGTCGCCAAGACCGCCGACGTGGCAGCCGGCGACATCGTGGTGCACGACGCCACCACCGCCGACTCGGCCTACGCGTTCGCGTTGTCGCGGCTCAGCGACCAGAACCTCGAGCACACCGTGATGGGGGTGTTCCGCCAGGTCAACCGGCCGACGTATGACGACGCCGCCCGCGACCAGGTTCGGATGGCCCGTGAGGCCACCCCGCACGACCGGCATGCGCTGCAGTCGCTGCTGCGCGGTCGCGATACCTGGACTGTGGACTAG
- a CDS encoding 2-oxoacid:acceptor oxidoreductase subunit alpha produces the protein MGPNGNGAAGNRQKLEKVVIRFAGDSGDGMQLTGDRFTSEAALFGNDLATQPNYPAEIRAPQGTLPGVSSFQIQIADYDILTAGDRPDVLVAMNPAALKANIGDLPRGGLVIANSDEFTKRNLAKVGYESNPLESGELDDYVVQAVAMTTLTLGSVEAIGASKKDGQRAKNMFALGLLSWMYGRPIETSETFIREKFARKPDIAEANVLALKAGWNYGETTEAFGTTYEISPAKLAPGEYRQISGNTALAYGVIAAGQLADIQVVLGTYPITPASDILHELSKHKNFNILTFQAEDEIAGVGAAIGASYGGALGVTSTSGPGISLKSEAIGLAMMAELPLLVIDVQRGGPSTGLPTKTEQADLLQVMFGRNGESPVAVLAASTPSDCFEVAIEAARIALTYRTPVILLSDGAIANGSEPWRIPDIDSFKPIDTNLAEAGEDFQPYARDPETLARQFAVPGTPGLEHRIGGLESANGSGAISYEPANHDLMVRLRQAKIAGITVPDVTVDDPTGDAELLILGWGSSFGPIGEACRRARRRGIKVAQAHLRHLNPLPANLGEVLRHYKNVVVPEMNLGQLALLLRGTYLVDVQSVTKVEGMAFLADELEGIIDAALDGTLAEKESDKAKFARLAAATVGTGTDVGAGVNA, from the coding sequence GTGGGTCCGAACGGCAACGGGGCTGCGGGCAACCGGCAGAAGCTGGAAAAAGTCGTCATCCGGTTCGCCGGTGACTCCGGAGACGGAATGCAGCTCACCGGTGACCGGTTCACCTCCGAAGCCGCGCTCTTCGGCAACGACCTTGCAACTCAACCGAATTACCCCGCCGAGATCCGCGCGCCACAGGGCACGCTGCCCGGCGTCTCGTCGTTCCAGATCCAGATCGCCGATTACGACATCCTCACCGCCGGTGACCGTCCCGACGTGCTGGTCGCGATGAACCCCGCCGCGCTGAAGGCCAACATCGGCGATCTGCCGCGCGGTGGTCTGGTGATCGCCAACTCCGACGAATTCACCAAGCGCAACTTGGCGAAGGTCGGCTACGAGAGCAACCCGCTGGAGAGCGGCGAACTCGACGACTATGTCGTGCAGGCCGTCGCGATGACCACCCTGACCCTCGGCTCCGTCGAGGCGATCGGCGCGTCCAAGAAGGACGGCCAGCGCGCCAAGAACATGTTCGCGCTCGGGCTGCTGTCGTGGATGTACGGCCGGCCGATCGAGACCAGCGAGACGTTCATCCGGGAGAAGTTCGCCCGCAAGCCCGATATCGCCGAAGCCAACGTGCTGGCGCTGAAGGCCGGCTGGAACTACGGCGAGACCACTGAGGCGTTCGGCACCACCTACGAGATCTCCCCGGCCAAGCTCGCCCCTGGCGAATACCGGCAGATCTCCGGCAACACGGCCCTGGCTTACGGCGTGATCGCCGCCGGCCAGCTCGCCGACATCCAGGTGGTGCTCGGCACCTACCCAATCACGCCGGCGTCGGACATCCTGCACGAGCTGTCCAAGCACAAGAACTTCAACATCCTGACCTTCCAGGCCGAGGACGAGATCGCCGGCGTCGGCGCCGCGATCGGCGCCTCCTACGGCGGGGCGCTGGGCGTGACGAGCACTTCGGGCCCCGGCATTTCGCTGAAGTCCGAGGCCATCGGGTTGGCCATGATGGCCGAGCTGCCGCTGCTGGTGATCGACGTGCAGCGTGGCGGACCGTCGACCGGCTTGCCGACCAAGACCGAGCAGGCCGATCTTCTGCAGGTGATGTTCGGTCGCAACGGCGAGTCGCCTGTTGCCGTGCTGGCCGCCAGCACGCCGTCGGACTGCTTCGAGGTGGCCATCGAGGCCGCGCGCATCGCGCTGACCTACCGGACGCCGGTGATCCTGCTGTCCGACGGCGCGATCGCCAACGGCTCGGAGCCGTGGCGGATCCCGGACATCGACTCCTTCAAGCCGATCGACACCAACCTGGCCGAGGCCGGCGAGGACTTCCAGCCGTACGCCCGCGACCCCGAGACGCTGGCTCGCCAGTTCGCGGTTCCCGGCACCCCCGGCCTGGAGCACCGCATCGGCGGCCTGGAGTCGGCCAACGGCTCCGGCGCCATCTCCTACGAGCCGGCCAACCACGACCTGATGGTCCGGTTGCGGCAGGCCAAAATCGCCGGCATCACGGTGCCGGACGTCACGGTCGACGACCCGACCGGCGACGCGGAGCTGCTCATCCTCGGCTGGGGAAGTTCGTTCGGCCCGATCGGTGAAGCCTGCCGCCGGGCCCGGCGCCGCGGCATCAAGGTTGCGCAGGCTCACCTGCGGCACCTCAACCCGCTGCCGGCCAACCTCGGCGAGGTGCTGCGTCATTACAAGAACGTGGTGGTCCCCGAGATGAACCTCGGCCAACTGGCGCTGCTGCTGCGCGGTACGTACCTGGTCGATGTGCAGTCGGTGACGAAGGTGGAAGGCATGGCGTTCCTGGCCGACGAGCTGGAAGGCATCATCGATGCCGCACTCGACGGGACGTTGGCTGAAAAGGAAAGCGACAAAGCGAAATTCGCCCGGCTTGCGGCAGCTACCGTGGGTACCGGCACAGATGTTGGCGCAGGAGTGAACGCATGA
- the mobA gene encoding molybdenum cofactor guanylyltransferase yields the protein MSTPAPLAAVVLAGGASRRMGRDKATLPHPDGGTTMVEYTVSVLSSGCAPVFVIAAPGQALPALDGQIVRDEVRGVGPLLATGRGLRAAAGAGVERAFVSAVDMPFLSTEIIDELARHRGVDIVLPWDGRDHYLAGIYNTALADHIDALVAVGERSMRALAESVVTQRIVVPASRTLANVNSPADLAQQIAG from the coding sequence GTGAGCACGCCCGCCCCGCTGGCCGCTGTAGTACTGGCTGGTGGGGCGTCGCGGCGCATGGGCCGGGACAAGGCCACGCTGCCGCACCCCGACGGCGGCACCACAATGGTGGAGTACACCGTCTCCGTGCTGAGTTCTGGCTGCGCGCCGGTGTTCGTGATCGCCGCCCCCGGTCAGGCGCTTCCCGCGCTCGACGGGCAGATTGTGCGTGACGAGGTTCGCGGAGTCGGGCCCCTGCTGGCCACCGGTCGTGGGCTGCGGGCGGCCGCGGGGGCCGGGGTGGAGCGCGCCTTCGTCAGCGCCGTCGACATGCCCTTCCTGTCCACCGAGATCATCGACGAACTCGCCCGACACCGGGGTGTGGACATCGTGCTGCCATGGGACGGCCGCGACCACTATCTGGCCGGCATCTACAACACTGCTCTCGCCGACCACATCGACGCCTTGGTCGCCGTGGGGGAACGGAGCATGCGGGCGCTGGCCGAATCTGTCGTCACTCAGCGGATCGTCGTGCCGGCCAGTCGCACGCTGGCGAACGTCAATTCACCGGCCGATCTGGCGCAGCAAATCGCCGGATAA
- a CDS encoding LacI family DNA-binding transcriptional regulator produces the protein MAHRFKVREIAQQSGLSEATVDRVLNDRPGVRAATRAEVLHAIEDLDKQRSQLRLNGRRFLLDVVMQTPRRFSDAFRAAVEAELPAFAPAMLRARFHLWESGSTDQMADTLARIKGSHGIVLKAQDEPEVAEAVDRLVAAGVPVVTYTTDIPASARCAYVGIDNHGAGTTAAYLMDQWLGDTPADVLITLSRTVFRGEAEREVGFRTALRRSGRGIVEVGDSDGIDATIERLVIDALERNPDVAAVYSVGGGNTATVAAFDQLGRACRVFIAHDLDADNRRLLREGRISAVLHNDLRADARLAMRLILQQHRALPTEPARPVPIQVITPYNLPA, from the coding sequence ATGGCGCACCGCTTCAAAGTCCGCGAGATCGCCCAACAGTCCGGACTGTCCGAAGCCACCGTCGACCGGGTGCTCAACGACCGGCCCGGCGTACGGGCGGCCACCCGCGCCGAGGTGCTGCACGCCATCGAGGATCTGGATAAACAACGATCCCAGTTGCGGCTCAACGGACGTCGCTTCCTGCTCGACGTGGTGATGCAGACCCCGCGGCGGTTCTCCGACGCCTTCCGCGCCGCGGTCGAAGCCGAACTGCCCGCATTCGCCCCAGCGATGCTGCGCGCGCGGTTTCACCTATGGGAGTCCGGGTCGACAGACCAGATGGCGGACACGCTTGCCCGGATCAAGGGCAGCCACGGGATCGTGCTCAAGGCGCAGGATGAACCGGAGGTGGCCGAGGCCGTCGACCGTCTGGTCGCCGCCGGTGTCCCGGTGGTGACCTACACGACCGACATCCCGGCCAGTGCGCGCTGTGCGTACGTGGGCATCGACAACCACGGAGCCGGAACCACGGCGGCCTATCTGATGGACCAGTGGCTGGGTGACACGCCGGCGGACGTGCTGATCACGTTGAGCCGCACAGTGTTCCGAGGTGAGGCCGAACGTGAAGTGGGCTTCCGGACGGCCCTGCGCAGATCCGGCCGCGGCATCGTCGAGGTCGGCGACAGCGACGGTATCGACGCCACCATCGAACGCCTGGTGATCGACGCACTCGAGCGCAACCCCGACGTCGCAGCCGTCTACTCCGTCGGCGGCGGAAACACCGCGACGGTGGCGGCGTTCGACCAATTAGGGCGCGCGTGCCGAGTCTTTATTGCTCATGACCTCGACGCCGACAACCGGCGGCTGCTGCGGGAGGGCCGCATCTCGGCGGTGCTGCACAACGACCTGCGCGCCGACGCCCGGCTCGCGATGCGGCTGATCCTGCAGCAGCACCGCGCGTTGCCCACCGAGCCCGCGCGCCCCGTCCCGATCCAGGTGATCACCCCGTACAACCTGCCTGCCTGA
- a CDS encoding phytanoyl-CoA dioxygenase family protein, with the protein MADVRAGVQPWLTERAYQLDELRTLTERETDLSAYPHAAEVRRNVLVYAAAEMAHVDRRALQAELITALADGPGVVVFTGAFSATVVDAASAAFAALIADQRRTGGAAGDHFGAAGANDRVWNAAQKLALHSPAAYADYYANDLLALVCQAWLGPRYQLTSQVNVVNPGGAAQVPHRDYHLGFVAPGQLAEYPAHVHRLSPTLTLQGAVAHTAMPLQSGPTMLLPYSQLFEGGYVAFNSPEFIDYFATHHVQIPLSKGDAVFFNPALYHAAGANTSAAIRRMANLLQISSPFGRAMEALDRTAMVRSVYPALRAMKAAGRPATEMLNAVVATAEGYPFPTNLDRDQPIGSLAPPSQVDVVLAALADDLSPEALDVALCDQNERRIP; encoded by the coding sequence ATGGCCGATGTGCGTGCGGGGGTTCAACCCTGGTTGACCGAACGCGCTTACCAACTCGACGAGCTGCGTACCCTGACCGAGCGCGAGACTGATCTCTCGGCGTACCCGCACGCCGCCGAGGTTCGGCGGAACGTCCTCGTGTACGCCGCCGCGGAGATGGCCCACGTCGACCGGCGCGCCCTGCAGGCCGAACTCATCACCGCACTGGCCGACGGTCCCGGCGTCGTCGTGTTCACCGGTGCCTTCTCGGCCACGGTCGTCGACGCCGCCAGCGCGGCCTTCGCGGCACTGATCGCCGATCAGCGGCGCACCGGCGGTGCGGCCGGGGACCACTTCGGTGCCGCGGGTGCGAACGACCGGGTGTGGAACGCCGCCCAGAAGCTGGCTTTGCACTCCCCCGCGGCGTACGCCGACTACTACGCCAACGACCTGCTGGCCCTGGTCTGCCAGGCCTGGCTCGGGCCGCGATATCAGCTCACCTCTCAGGTCAACGTCGTCAATCCCGGTGGCGCCGCACAGGTTCCGCACCGCGACTACCATCTCGGATTCGTCGCGCCCGGCCAGCTCGCCGAGTATCCCGCGCACGTGCACCGGTTGTCGCCGACGCTGACACTGCAGGGAGCTGTCGCCCACACCGCCATGCCGCTGCAGAGCGGGCCGACCATGCTGCTGCCGTATTCGCAGCTGTTCGAGGGCGGTTATGTGGCATTCAATTCACCGGAGTTCATCGACTACTTCGCCACGCATCACGTGCAGATCCCGCTGAGCAAGGGCGATGCGGTGTTCTTCAATCCGGCGCTCTATCACGCAGCGGGCGCCAACACCTCGGCCGCGATTCGCCGGATGGCCAACCTGTTGCAGATCTCCTCGCCGTTCGGCCGGGCGATGGAAGCCCTGGACCGCACCGCGATGGTGCGTTCGGTGTACCCGGCGCTGCGCGCCATGAAGGCCGCCGGCCGACCGGCGACCGAGATGCTCAACGCCGTGGTGGCCACCGCGGAGGGTTACCCCTTCCCCACCAACCTGGACCGCGACCAGCCGATCGGAAGTCTGGCGCCGCCAAGCCAAGTCGACGTCGTGCTCGCCGCGCTGGCCGACGATCTGTCCCCCGAAGCCCTCGACGTCGCGCTGTGCGACCAGAACGAACGGAGAATCCCATGA